In the Drosophila virilis strain 15010-1051.87 chromosome 4, Dvir_AGI_RSII-ME, whole genome shotgun sequence genome, GCGTGCCTCGAACGCTGCATCATAATTAAAACGCATGACCGCAGACAAAACCAAAGACAAAGAGAAATACAagacagacatgggtcaagtTGAAGGACTGACAGGAAAGGGCCTAGGCCCGGCCCAAGGTAACTAGCAAATGTTCTTGTCATGCAGCATGCAGCTGAGGCCAGAGATTTGATGGGGCTGTCAGCTGAGATAATCAGAGCCAGTTCAGGGAATGTTTGGCACTGAGTGTTCCATACGgaaaatgtaataatatacttggttcaattaaattaagccACGTCCTAATAAGTAGACTTAAAGACTGAAAAGTTTACAGATGTCGATTTTAATATATACCaagaaaattgttattattattattattattgtcatCCTTTTTGCTACACCATGGAATTGGGCTccctgttgttgctttcatttgtataaaaatgtaattacaGAGTATGTATACATTCACATCACACAACTGATAGAATAGACGAACAGAGCCATCGCCATAAATATAGCCCATTAAATTGAGAATAAGTCACATTAACGCTACATCATAGCGCTTGCACACATTTATCTAATGTCACATAAATTTGTGGCACAGCTTAAAGGAAGTCCAGAGTTTTCTCACAGTTCTGGCCCTTTAACACGTGATTTAGCAAAGTTGCAGCCTGGACATGGTCATGTGCGCGTCTATGTGGCAACGCCTATTTGCGCCATAATTAAGTTAAACGTTGTCGCAATTTGCGCGCGCCAAGCACCAAAAGATTGATGTCGTCTTTGTCTTGGGGCAGCAGCGAGTCGTGGCTGTCAGATCTTTCAGAGCTCTGCTAGGGCTTTAAGCTTGTTAAACGGCTGACAAAGGCCAGTCAAATAGTAAATATGCCTGAATTATTAGCTAGCCTGGCGACAATTGGACATGCGCATGTCCCAGAGCCTGGGAACGAACGAAGCGCATTCCAACAGGATGATTGTCATCGGCaggcattgtttttttttttttttttggttaaaaGGCGGCGCCTGCACACAGTGGTACATGTTAATTTGCTAATTGCCAAATGACAAACATTCTGAAGGTGCCAAAAAGCAGCGCGCGACTAAAACGCCCACACACGTAGAGCCCGCGCCAGAGCCGCGCccaccagaccagaccagatcTGAGCCGCCTCTAACTCATGTCAACACCTTTTGGTTGCATTGCTGCCTTTGGCAGTAGCCGCTGGCTGGCTAATCAATTGTCAATGCCGCCGCCCACATCAAACGCCAGCCACTCCGCAACCGCTGTCGACTGGCTGCAGCGGCTGCCCCTTTGTCCAGTTGTGTGTGCACAAGAGATCAGCACTTGCGCTGAGGCATTCTGTGGACAAATATTTGTGCGCGTAAATTGAAAACTGACCAGCCACAACAGCACTTGACTTGCCAGTGGCCAACGCGGCCAGCGGCCAAAAAGCGGCCCAAACGATCTGTTGGCCAACTGAACGAGCGGCCAGCCATTCATTCAGTTGTCAACGCTTTGTTTAAATACTTTGCCACTCGCATGTTGACAAGTGGTTTAAGTCGTTGATTTGTTTACACTGCAACGCACTCGGCGCAGTCAGTGGCACCTCCAATCCGCGAGGGTATGCTGCACGGACAACCGCCGGAGATGCCAACTGGCgacgactgcgacggcgacagcgacagcaacggcgacggcgacggcgacggcgactcaCGAAAATGAGTCAATCAAACGAAGTTGCATCCATTGTGACTATCTATTTACATAGAAAACAAGAGGGAAAACGATATGACCATGACGAATTTCAAATGCCCTGAAAAGAATTTAAATCTCTACATCCTTAAGTGATTCTAATAACGGCTGTCTTAGAAAGGTAGAAGAAAAAGAACGAAAATGAATTCATGATCAAATGTCTATATATTAGAAATATTAGATTACAGTATCCATTGTGAGGGGAATATTGAGAAAGAGTCTCATTTCCATGCCTTATCtcaatatttttatcattattatcgGACTACGAGCCAGCTAAACTAagacttatttttattaaatattttaaatattatgaaaTCTGTTATTGAAAACCAATTTTTGGACATTTTTCAATAATTCGTTTTAGCTGTTTTCAAAGTATTTGTGACAAACAAAGCATGTCAGTTAAAACGCCCTTCAGGTTAGAGTAGAACACAGCTGAGAGAGCGGTGAGCGGTAGATCGGTTTGGCGTGGCATGGGTTGGGTATGGGAAATTTCAACCACTTGTCAGTGGCTACCATCAAACCGGGCACTTTGatcaaagaaaaaaatcaCTGAAAATCCATTGAGGCCTATAAcgacaccaacaccaacaccaacaacaacaacaacagcagcaacaacaaactgcaATAGGGGCACACTTGGAGTTGGAATCGCTTCGCTTCTCTCGGTTGTGTGAAAGCAAAATAAAGATACGTCGCGGCCAAgtgttgcctgttgccagttgccagttgccagttggaaGTTGCCTGGACTGGGACCTGGGACTGGCAGACTGAAGTTGTTTAGTTGTTTCAAGTTGCCGACAGCTGcgctgctggcgtcgctgcccgttgctgccggctgctgctgctgccggccgctgctgcggctgctgccaaGCAAACTTCAActtcaaaaaccaaaaagtgTCGAACGGACGACTGCGAGTCGGCCACATCGGCAGCATCATCCTCATATCGGCCTCGGCTATTTTCCGCTTAACCAAAACTccccgtgtttgttgttgttagtgttcaatagtgttgttgttgttgttgttgttgtctgctggcactggcaactggcaacttgTGTGGTTACGCGCTCTGCACGCTTGAAAGGTGTTTGAGTTTTGAGTTCTTTAGATCTCTCCAGTCATCAGCGCATCGACTTCGAGATCCGAATCATTGCGATCTCATCATCATCGTTTGCCAGCGAACTTCAATTGTTTTAACTcaatgttgttcttgttattgttgtggtgTTTACAAGCGCGTCTATCATTTATGCTCTTTGCTGCTTGACTTTTGGCGGCCCAGtgctcagttgttgttgttgtggatcATATTTTTGgtggtgtgtgcgtgtgtctgctctatttgtttttaagattttgtaGCTATTAAGTTGTCATAATCTCTTGGCTCACATTGAGATCGAGTGATTGCCGCAGGCACACAAAACCTATAGATAGATAAAGATAGATCGTAAGTGCGACAGAGACAAGGGCATGGCCACCACCAGGTGAGCGTTGCGCGATCCAGGTGGGCAAATTGGGGCATCAAACCTGTTCAAGTGCCTTTGAGGCACTATATGGAGAAATGTGCTGAATTAGAAATGGGTAACCACAGGTAGCATTTAGTGGAATATCTATGATAGTACATGTCTAGCCAGCGAAAAGGTTAAGGGGATGCAGTATAAATAGgtgtcaaaataaatatatataaatagatatatatacattatgcaCAAGTTTTCATTATCAACAAGGGTAATTTGCACAGTCTATCAGTTGGCCTAGTCACTGGAAATTATTGTTAAACATAAATTGGCGAACGATAAGCCAAATGCGGAATATCTATGACAAGTTTAAAGGGCTTGGCTTTGGCCATATCAGCTCTTTGTCATCAATGCCTAACTTGAGTGTAGGGGCAGACGAGGGTCTAGCACATTTTGAAGTTGCCGATTTTACTTTTGAAGCAGTGATTTCTTTGGCCCGCTCGGTTGGGCTGAGTCAGCTGGCTGCTCAGCGCTGTGAATTGCCCCATTAATTGCTAAAAATAACGCAAATTCCATGGAAGCAGACGCAAAGAGGGGCGAGATGCGCAGACGGGGGCGGTCAAGACTGACACAAACCAATAGACCGATGGCCGCACATCAATCACAGAGCTGAATCCGTCTCTCAGTAGCTGTTGGCGTGTTGGGTTCCCTATAAAACGCTTCGAATGCCTTTATTTACCCTGCCCCGTAACATAAACTTGCAGCTTAAATTGCGCAAAGTTCACGAGCAAAGCAAATTTCACGCGAATGTGCAATGTGAAGAGcggaaaaatgaaaacaacaacagcagcagcagcagcagcagcagcaacaaaaatgcgAACGAAAAACAATTGAGCTATTAAAAAGTCATAAATCTGAAATGGAAAAACATAAATCAGCGCCAAAGGCgcgcacacaaaaacaatttaaacgccgccgacgccgcccAGTGGCTGACACATATATGCACCATATGCGGCAGCCAGTGGGGCAGGTGGTGCGCCAGGGAGGGCACCAGGGGTTGCCAAGTGCACCAACACACCCGAGCCCCTGCCCTAGGCAACTGTTGGCCCTGCAGCGACGCATGCTCAACGGCTGCACCCACATTGTACGCTGCAcgtaattattaattttccagctaaattaaattttaacgctgctgctgctgccgctgccgccgctgctgctccaaatggcattcaaaatgaaaacgaaaattgCATCGATTGAGAaaattgctgaaaaaaaatcaagtgGGTGTTGTGTATACGgcttttatgtgtgtgtgcatgtgtgtgtgtggggccaCAATTTTATTGAGCGCCGCCGCTTTGCttataacaataaacaaaccaATTGCCAACTGTGTGCCACAGTGCctatctgtgtgtatgtgtgtgtgtctcctctctgcctgtgtgtgtgtgtgtgtgtgtgtgtgtatagctGTAGGGAGTGCACATATGCATATCTATAGCAAACGATGCGccatattgcgtatacgccacaTCAGCCGCactaaaaagaaatttagTTCAACTGCCGAACCATATATACGCCTTGTTTTCCTTATTCTATGCAAATAAACGAAACTGTTTTGCGGCTTTTTAGCAGAtcagcataaataaatgcaactaTATTTAATGAACTTCTCAGCCGAATAATGTGAGTGTAACATATCTAGGCGCCACACAACAACTTTAGCAGTTTTGACtgttaagaaaattaaaaatatcaatAGAAAAATGAAACTTTATTATTGTATGCAAGAGCTGAAAGCAGCAAGCTCATCttatttttcataattacttaaatttgtttaacaatCGATTGATATATAATCATTTGTTGtggaaattatataattatggtcgttcaatttttctcagatatatataaatttttggGTTTTCAATTCTTTTCAGCATTCGTTTATCGAGccccaaaaattatatatatattttttcaaatgcgTTACTAAACTTTCAAGAATTTAAAATGTACTGTCTCTCACTCTAACAGCATTAAACAGTAAGTTCTAAGTTTCGAGCAAACATCATTCCATGATTATtgttattagtattattatcataattatttattgcaacaatatataattattatataatatagagaAATAAATGcagattaaataaaatgattggaattgaatacatatatgcataggTACACTCAttaaaatatatcgatataataCATTAGccagttaattaatttaccaAACACTCATTTATTATGACGCATATCGATCTAGCAGACTTGCTTATGCACTTACACATAAATTTGAATAAGGCGTTCTCTAATTTTCCTTTCTTTCAGGGCCGAGGGCACAAACATTTTACTCGATCCAAATCTAATGTGCAAAAAGACACGTCGTCTACGCGGAAAGCTGGCCGAAATCTGCCGGCACGACTCGGCGCTGCTCAAAGAGATCATCAATGGGATTAATCTGGGCTTCCGCGAATGTGAATTTCAATTTCGTAATCGCCGCTGGAACTGCACGGTGCTGCGCAAGAGCATGAGGAAAATCTTAATGCGCGGTAAGTGGCAACTAAATGCAACTactagatacagatacatacacTTAGAGATGCATGCATGGGGCATGCGACAACAAAAGGCCAAACGGCGCTGCTTTATTATGCAGCACAAACTGGCAGCCTGTCAACACTCGCTGACTcgctgactggctgactggctgactcAGACTGGAAATCTCTGGTGAAGAGTTGCCCGCAATGCTGCCTAATTACAGCTCCAAGTCGCAGTCTTCGTCTTCGTGTTCGTCTTCGAGGCTGGCAAACTGTCAGGCGGCAGGCGACCGCATCATCCATCAAGttgcataataaaaatgttgcgcCCGTTGATGAATAGCGCCTGAAATGAGCCTACAAAGCtgtcaattttaataaattattgccCGAAATGGTCAAAAGGCACTCGGGTGCATACCCTGCTCCTTCGGCTGCTGCACTTAATGACAACAATGCGCAAACAAAACACATACCAAATTATCTGCAATAAATTCCACGCCACGCGGATTAAAACTGCGTCCCTGTCAAGCTGTCAGCTATCGAGAAGGAAGACTCTTTTCTCcaaggctgctgctgttgctgttgctgttactggcCATGTAATGCCGTTCGGTCGCACCATTTGGGGTGGTGACTGTCCAAAAAGACATATCACCTGTCCACACCGCTCCGCATCCACTATACTTCAATccacaccacacacaccacTCGGCTCGGTTCGTACTCGCATTACAAGCATATGCAAATCGCTGGGCGATGTGGTGCGATTACAACTGCGATTTCGATTTCATTAAACGTGACTGCACTGCAGTCAATGACAGCGCAGCTCGAGTCACTCTCTGATTTGCATAGAGTAATCAGCGATCGGTTATCGAGGCGGCAATAAATCATTTTGTCACCAAAGCTGACAAATTGACATCAATCATGCGACGATACATGCGGACAGCCCTAATCAGCATTAGCTCGTTGTGCAAATAAACGATTAATTATCGATGTTTGCCATCGAAACTTAAATCGTTTATCGTTATTTAAAACAGcacttaaatcaattaaatgacATTTATTGCTTCAGTTTTGTAGGCTAAACACGACCACGGGTAACTGGTTTAGTTGCCCGATAGCAAACAATTATATTCAACTTTAAATTCCATGTTTAGAAAGAGTTTAAAACAAACTATACTTAACAATTGTAACTATTGAGATATAAAATTATCTCAAGCAAGATATTGAAAATACTTTAACTATTAATCCAGTAACGTTCTTTATGATATTCAGGTAATTTCAGAGACATCCACTCGGATTGATGCTTTAAGTGAACTTgaaaattttaagaaaatttcGTTTTTAAGTTTAGGTGAATAATAGGTAGAGCATTTTTGGCATCGAATTGTGCGTTAGCCCATGGAAATAATTACTGTTTTtatgtgaatatatttatatactaacaatgagaaatattatttataagagGTATATATATGATCACTTTGCTTGCCTATTGATTACATCTTCTGGTCTCTTCCTTCACAGACTCGCGTGAGACGGGGTTTGTGAATGCCATAACAGCGGCGGGTGTTACCTACGCGGTGACCAAGGCCTGCACCATGGGCCAGCTGGTGGAGTGCTCCTGCGACAAGTCTCACATGCGCCGCAATGGCGGCCAGCCGCAAATGGTGAATGCGGCCACCGCAGAGGCGGCACTCGAACGGCAACAACAGGCGGCGCTGCTGCGACAACAGTTGCCATTGCAGCAgcgcagccacaacaacaacaacatcagcaatagcaacagcatgACGGATATTACACTTGGCAGGCAACGCAACAACCATAGATTGGGCGGCAGGCGAGGACGCCGCAAGTTCTGGGACAACATTAAGTTCCCGCAGGGCGAATGGGAGTGGGGCGGCTGCAGCGACAATGTCAACTTTGGGCTGCGCCATTCGCGCGCCTTCCTGGATGCcaagcagcgacagcggcgcaGCGATCTGGGCACCCTGGTCAagctgcacaacaacaatgccggGCGACTGGTAAGCGAAGGAAAAGAGTAATTTAACTAGCTAGGCAAAGGGTTGAAAAATCGACCGATcagttttcaaaatttattcaTATGAGCTCCGATGAGGTCTAGGCGGATCAGAATTTCAGGCTAAGGTATCAGctttattattgaaattaaaataatacatttCTCATGCAGCTAATTAAAAGGGATTCGAATCCGTATCcgaatacaataaaatagttaaatataGACTTTTAGCTTAAAATATCTAAATAGTTAAATATCATAAAATCTAGTTGTAGTTGCCTTTTAAGAAATCAAAGTGTTTAAAATCACGATATTTGCTACCAACTCCTTACACACTTTCAGGCGATTCGCGACGCGATGCGTTTGGAGTGCAAATGCCATGGATTGTCCGGGTCGTGCACAGTGAAGACCTGTTGGTTGAAGATGCCGCCGTTTCGTGAGATATCGGCAAGACTGCGGGATAGATACGATGGGGCGCGCAAGGTGGCGCTACGGAACGACGGCAACAGTTTTATGCCAGAGACGCCGCACACGAAGCCGGCGAACAAATACCAGCTGGTCTATGCGGATGATTCCGCTGACTTTTGCACAGCGAACGCGAAGACCGGAGCGCTGGGCACGCAGGACAGGGAATGCAATGCCACATCGATGGGCCAAGACAGCTGCGATCTGCTGTGCTGCAGTCGGGGCCACAAGCATCGTGTGGTTACCGAGTGGACCAACTGCAACTGCGTCTTCAAATGGTGCTGTGAGGTGACGTGCGAGAAGTGCCTGGAGCATCGCGAGGTCAACACCTGCCTCTAGATGGGGCCCTGGCTTCGCCTAGGGGGGACGGGGTTCGGGTATTTGGGGTTTCGATTTCGGCATAGTCATGAACATATTTGAAAGCTTTCCATTTCGCGTGATAAACAACAGTTTGAAACACACAACGTTTTGCTGCAGTCCACAATTAAGTATTAACTAACACTAGAGAGTAAAAAACACACAGTAAACGAGTTGATTTTAGCCAGGCTCTAGGCCATTCTAGCTGTAAAAATTACTTACGTGTCCTCAATTGCGTGAACCATGTAAGCTTGTAAATAGTcttaataaaaagcaaaaaaaaaaaactgaaactaaCTTTCTTGCCTACTTTCAActagagatgagcgcgtgtcgcattacattaaatattacacgaataaaataacaaatgagGCATATCcaaaaaagaatttaaaataaaaaacaattaatttttttcgttAAATATTAGCCGAAATAATTTATACCTCAAGGAACTTGATATCTTTTCACATATTGATATTTTAGAAGATTCTTAAGTAAATTTCATTTCAGTTTTAGaaacataattaatatatttatgaattaaaCTTACCACTAACGAGCACGAGAACGTGTAATCGATTACTTCGTGTAAACGTGGTAATTACCTTTACATATTTGAatgtttaatttcattttactATTATTCTATAATCCAAAAACGCCTCGTGCTATGTCACGTGAGCTGTTTTCATCTCTAGAGGCAGTCAGTTTAGTAGatttcaattaattgcaacaaattgaatatcaaagcagttaaattgaaataaacttTGAATTTTACTAAACGGAAATGTATCTCAAATCGCTTTGCCCATTGATTGAAATCTGCATAAATGATTAAACGTAATTTAATgaaggcaacagcaaaaaccgACTGAAAAACAAGTTGAGCTTTGatagctgtagctgtatcttCATCTGTATCTAcagctgtatctgtagctgtagctgtatctaTCTATCAGCAGGCATTGTCAACTAACAGTAGcgcgtatctgtatctgtatctgtaagcTACGGATACAGCGCAGACCAATGGCTTTCCCATAAATTAacacaattttattgttgtcgACACGAGATTAAATCTACAGAATTTGCCtaaacaacacaaaaatcGCATCCgaacaaaactgaaaattgatttgccattatgcataaattattgtCCGATTGTTGGATTATTGATTTGAATgcataatttcaaaaatcaaatagaTGACGTTATAAtgcatgcaattaaaacataCAGCgattttattaacattttcaatgaatattttttgcttctttACAAAACTAAAGAAGCGTACAACAATTCAACTTTTCATTAAAAGTTCAGTGTCAAAAGCTTATGAATGAAAAGATTGAGATAATTATGAATTATTCTATAATCTTAAGATTATTCGCCTTTCAATTTTATAGGAGATCCAAAATCGAAACGGCGGAGGAACTGTCATAAGTTATTCTTAAGAGGATGAGGTAGGGTGTTGGATGAAGTTTTCTTGTTTATTATAAGTACGTATAAGttaatatatagatttatcATTATCTATAATTAATATTAGCCGCCAGCATAAAAggcgaaaacaaaacaaatttttatgtaGAGCAGCTGATTAGTTTTCTCTCGATAAGATGCTACAGCTCATGCATATTGAATGCCTGGCAGTGCTTTCGAAGTACAAAcgaacatacacacacccaaaaGCAATCGCTAAAAAACCGAGCCCAAAACTATTTCCACCGGATAATCTCAGCTTAGCATCCTCGGCAATCTTGGCTTAAGTTTGATATTCAAAGAACGCAATGAGATGCCCCAAGCAGATGCCCAACATGCCCGAATTCCATTCCATTTGCCTACTGACTGGGCCAGGTCAATCTCAGAGAAAACAAGCCCATGCCAGCGATAAGatacaacaaaagcaacatcagcagccacaagcatcagcatcagcagcagcagcagcagcagcagcagcatcttcGGCtctacagcaacaactaatTAACAATcgcattcattttatttatcgtaCAAATGCAAACCGCTTGACTTCCAAAACTGTATCTGCATGCATTTATAAGGCTCGAATGGGATCTGTTCCGAGTTGAGTCTGCGGCTCTGTGGGTCTGAGCCAATGCCACCGATg is a window encoding:
- the Wnt6 gene encoding protein Wnt-6 — protein: MRLFMVIAILIFAMPMTGFGWAEGTNILLDPNLMCKKTRRLRGKLAEICRHDSALLKEIINGINLGFRECEFQFRNRRWNCTVLRKSMRKILMRDSRETGFVNAITAAGVTYAVTKACTMGQLVECSCDKSHMRRNGGQPQMVNAATAEAALERQQQAALLRQQLPLQQRSHNNNNISNSNSMTDITLGRQRNNHRLGGRRGRRKFWDNIKFPQGEWEWGGCSDNVNFGLRHSRAFLDAKQRQRRSDLGTLVKLHNNNAGRLAIRDAMRLECKCHGLSGSCTVKTCWLKMPPFREISARLRDRYDGARKVALRNDGNSFMPETPHTKPANKYQLVYADDSADFCTANAKTGALGTQDRECNATSMGQDSCDLLCCSRGHKHRVVTEWTNCNCVFKWCCEVTCEKCLEHREVNTCL